The following coding sequences lie in one Lacerta agilis isolate rLacAgi1 chromosome 4, rLacAgi1.pri, whole genome shotgun sequence genomic window:
- the LOC117044940 gene encoding secreted frizzled-related protein 2-like encodes MEVRIPLALLLAAWSCSFPSSCSSSPSFAYQLAQLSSRRSSCKPVPSSMSLCHGVGYSEMRLPNLLGHETMKEALQQAASWVPLLTKQCHRDTKKFLCSLFAPVCISELDEPVFPCRSLCEAVRDGCTPVMAAFGFPWPEMLNCSRFPRGNELCVPPAGPDDRVQLPKEDTVCAACLHTEIGEKEFLENICSQDFALKMSIKSSSAIDGDLQVIPDLRGRTLYRQDGWSEEELKKPVLWLTDGEACSCEEVAAAGPGSVVLAMGHRVAGRLVLSWVRRWRRGEKELKKFTRAVRKTQC; translated from the exons ATGGAGGTCCGGATCCCTCTTGCTCTCCTACTGGCCGCCTGGAGctgctccttcccctcctcctgctcctcctcgccCTCCTTCGCCTACCAGCTGGCGCAGCTGAGCAGCCGCCGCAGCAGCTGCAAGCCCGTGCCCAGCAGCATGAGCCTGTGCCATGGCGTGGGCTACAGCGAGATGCGCTTGCCCAACCTCCTGGGCCACGAGACCATGAAGGAGGCGCTGCAGCAGGCCGCCTCCTGGGTTCCCCTCCTCACCAAGCAGTGCCACCGAGACACCAAGAAGTTCCTCTGCTCCCTCTTCGCCCCCGTCTGCATCAGCGAGCTGGACGAGCCCGTCTTCCCCTGCCGCTCCCTCTGCGAGGCCGTCCGGGACGGATGCACGCCCGTCATGGCCGCCTTTGGCTTCCCCTGGCCGGAGATGCTCAACTGCAGCCGGTTCCCCCGGGGGAACGAGCTCTGCGTCCCGCCGGCCGGCCCGGATGACAGGGTGCAGCTCCCAAAAGAAG ACACAGTATGTGCAGCCTGTCTGCATACTGAGATTGGGGAGAAGGAATTCCTGGAGAACATCTGCAGCCAGGACTTTG CCTTAAAAATGAGCATCAAATCTTCATCTGCCATCGACGGGGACCTCCAAGTGATCCCTGACCTCCGGGGACGCACCCTTTACAGGCAGGACGGCTGGTCGGAGGAAGAGCTGAAGAAGCCGGTTCTGTGGCTGACCGACGGAGAGGCCTGCTCCTGCGAGGAAGTGGCGGCGGCAGGGCCTGGGTCCGTGGTCCTTGCCATGGGGCACAGGGTAGCTGGCCGGCTCGTCCTCTCCTGGGTCAGGAGGTGGCGGCGGGGGGAGAAGGAGCTGAAGAAGTTCACCAGGGCCGTGCGGAAAACGCAGTGTTAA